CTCCTCGCTCGTCGCCACGTAGAAGACACTGCATACGTGGGCCTCGCCACATCCGCCACAGTACTCAATGTCGTAGATCCGTTTCTTATATCGCCGTCAGGATGATGAATAGTATTGCCTCGTGCTCCAAGATCCCCATCAAACAGCCAAACCGTGCCCGCCGGATGACCACATCATGTTGCGCCACACACgcaacagccgccgccgccatactAGAAAGCCAAGTTGTCGCTTGCGCTGTCTTTTCGACGATGTACCACACCGGAGTCGTCGAGCAAGGCTGAGCAACCCGCCGCAGTCCCCTGCAAGCGCCGCCCACTGACGCAGTCCCACACCGCACTGACAGTTGCGAAGCAATGCCAGCCGCCGCAGTTCGCTGCAAGCAGCCAAAACCAACATCCAAGTGACAATCCCTGACCGCCAACATGATTTTAGTCGCCGCCGCATGAGCTCAGCAACACCCTTCAAACTCACCACCTGCACCTAGCCGCCCCGCCAAGCGACCGGCAAGCCTTCCATTGTGTGGTCGAGATGGATCTCCATCAACGACGCCTCCAAAAAGGTAACGACGCCAATGACGCCGTCGTCGCTCGTCCAATAAGTAGACAGGGTTTTCACATAGAGAAACCTACGTAGAAGGGATGGGCTCCAAGATGACACTCCCAGCAGGGAGAACGATGTCCTCGGCGTCCTCGGACACCGTCGTCATCGCCTCCGGCAGGAAGCTGGCGAGACTTTCACCAAGAGAATCCCGTTGCTAGCTGCACACCCACATCCCGGCAAAACACGGAAGTCTTCCGGGGCCAGCGGCGCCACCATGCCACCACGCGCCTCGGCCAACTTGCATCTTCCCCCGCCACGCCTTCCTTGCCCTCCGCTGGGCTTCCAGCATCAAGCTCAGGCGGCGGCAGGTCCGGGAGACGGTGGAGGAGGGCCTGGCGGCGACAAGTTCGTGCGACGCCCGAGCCGCCCAAGGAGGGCGACGCGGGGGCAGGGGTGTTAGTATAAACAAtgttttttgttgtttttttgtCAAATGGTAAACTTCAAACAAATCCCATTTCACCAAGCTGTACGTACGGTAACCcagccccccttttttttccaacGGTTCAATCTTTCGAGATCTGACACAGTTTACTGTTTTTTACAGTTTGTTTACAACATATATGACATTTTTTCCGGTGAAACAAACATGCGCCACCACCCTGTGTTTGCTTTTTCCCGCGGGCGTGGCGAGGtgcacggcacggcggcgccggtcAGAGCTTGTTGGACTTGGCGAGGTAGACGACGGCGCCGGAGGTGGCGGCCGGGATGACGATGTCGTCGGAGATGGCCTTGAGGCCCGGGACGACCCTCTTGGTGAGGAGCGCGCACACGGGGACGCCGAAGAGGACGACGAGGATGTCCACGGCGGCCCTGCCGAAGGTGAAGCTCTCCACCTTGAGGATCCCCGTCGCGATCTTCTCGAACTGCTCCTGGGTCAGGTTGCCCGAGTTCCAGGGGTGGGCCTTCTGCGCTTGCCAGGGAACAGCAAACGGAATGAGCGCTCTATTTAtactttattatttattttaggTCCGCTCTAGATCAACCTTTTCTGAACTTTGATTAAATTTGTATAAGAATTTAAAAAAATCCAGGAACTGTCAAGACTTCCAAGTATGATTTTCTAAACCATGGAGATATttgaaacaaaacaaacaaaatgtTTGAGGCAGTTGGATGGTCATTCGCACCAAAGTATTTATCATAAAAATTTAAAAGGATATAGTAGTTGTATTGAATAAAGCTAAACGGATTTGCCATAAAAAGGATCCCTCCCACCTCGTACTGTTTCTTGAGCTCCTCTTTTGATGGTATCCTGTACTGCAACTGCCCACGGCTCTCGCAGAACATCCTGAAGGGGATTGCAAGCAAGAGAAAAAATGGTTatcatagaaaaatctgatTTACAccaattttcaaccttcaactacaaaactgaATAATAGAAGCCATACAACTATCAAAACCAGGCAAAATTTTGAGGGTTGGATGGATGTTTCTGACAACGATGTTTGTTTGCATCATTTTCTGAACACCCGGTGTTCCAAACACTGGACGAATAATACATCTTAGAATCTCGGTATTACCCAAAGAATACAGCCACCCCTAAGTGAGAGTGtgtgtgggggtggggggggggggggggggggggcggggttGCTAAACCGAAAGGAAAACTGTGTACAATGTACAGCCAATAAATTAAACGACGTCACTGACTGTCCTTCTAGTGAAGGAGATACCAAAACTTACTGGATGAGCTCGTAAATGGAGTGGTAGAATTCATCGAAGCTCTTTACATGCTTCACTTTGTCGCTGTAGTTCTGCTTCATGAACGCAATGAGCGCGTCTGCATCGTTGGATTTGTGCGCTTTCTTCTCGTCCTTCTTCTCCGTCCTCTGCGCTGCCTCCTCACCCCCTGCCATCCAGAACGATCAAAGTTTTTTTTCAGTTGCACGCGTACCTCACTCTAAGATCACGGCGAACAACAGAGCCATTGGTCATTCCCATCACAGATTGAAAATCTATGCCGAACCCAAACACAGCTACATTTTCCTGGTGGAATTGGTCAAGCATGGGCTCAAGAACACCCAATCCCCCGCGGGTTCTGCCGTACCTTGCTTCGCCTTCGCAGCTCCTTGTCCCATGGAGTTCTGAGTTCTTGTGATCGCAATTCACAGGGGGAAAAGAAGTTTGTTTTGTGTGAACATGTGTGCACGGGCGCAAGGATATATACCTGTGTGCACGCAGTAGTGTTGTCCCTTGTGTGAGACAAAGGCAATGGCATCGCTCCGGCTGAAAGCGAAGTCAGGTAGTACGCATCaacaaaggaaaggaaagggcaCGACACAAGAACTGCAGTGGCTCTGGCCCAACGCAAGCTTGGATTCTCTAGCACATGCCATACGTGCACCGTCAGCAAACACTTCTGGAATTGGCGACGAAACtataattttctttcacaaaaCACAATTGCCTGGGACTCTGCCTGCTTCAAGCCTTTCTTAGCAGGCAAAGCCTGCAACGAGGTTTCCCAGAACACATCAAACGCGAAAATGAGTTTAAGGCGGCATTGCGCAGATGAAGACTAAAGGTTCAGTCCGAAAGCATTTTTACTATAGCATTCCCTCGACCCCCATAGCTGAAAAGAATAACTTACTTTCAGTAATGATGATACAGGCTAACAAAGTCTATGCTATACAGAAAGTGAGTCAACCAATATACTAACCGAGAGATCTGTTCAGCAACTCTTACTGTTTCCCCTTCAAGCATGCCATTTTCAATAAGAACAAATATAATTGAAAAAATAATCATCATGGCCTCATGGGAAAGGATACCTCTACAAGGGCTTGACATACGGAACACACAAGATGCTAGCAACCAACATCTTATGCATAAGGAattaaggatttgatctttgaGTGCTGCATCTTGCGTGGTGGACCGAACATTGTCCAACGTTTGGTTCCACAGAAACTGGGCAGACTGCAAGTCAAGCACCAGCCACAAAATTGCGATGCTGTTGCCAGCAGAGATGTGCTTCAGCCTTGATACCATGCTCACAATCTGCCAAGTGGAGACTCATTGCTGTGTTCATCTACAAGCCACAGCCCATGATCGCGGAATCGTTTTATCTTCTTCTCAAACCCTGTGATGTAGTTATTATGTATAATGACATGTTTTCCCTTCGTCTCTTTGGCCCATGTTTTATTCTTGAAATATAGTCCTCCAGTTGGAAATGCAGACTGAGGCAGCAGGTACACATCAACCTGCAAGCATATCTTCTGTTAATAGTTTTTCTAAAGGACAATATATAGTTGGAGACAAAGATCCATAAAAGTATGATAGGAAAACAGAACAGAATCTTTCGCTATGAGTAATATGACTATGTATTAAGTACATTCAGAATCAAGGACATCAAAAATATACTCCCAGTTCCAGAAACAGAACATAAActatcaacgtgcctgaaccgtgaCCTTTGTTTCTGTTTCTGTTTACCCCTTTATCTACCTTCTGTCTTTCTTTTTTGTGTTTCTtttatccttgtttcttttggttTTCATCACTAgcctaacccccccccccccccaacttgCTTGAGACAAAggctattgttgttgttgttagaATACGGCAAGACTGACAGAAGACATACAAAATTTTATGTTCATACCGTTTATCGGAAAGGCTACTCCACAATATATATTAAAGCGAACAAAACTGCAGCCTGTTAGAACCATCGTATGTCTATTAAAGAGAGATTATTATATACAGTACCGTCTACTCCCTATGTTTCCAGATTTACATTGACAGTCTTTAATAAAGCTTGTAAACATATAAATTGAAGTATTTTTAACTGCACATCTACTGATAACATTTCCATGGGGaaagtttatatatatatatatatatatatatatagccaagGTTTTAGAAGCTTGACTACACACACATTCTAAAAACAACATCCATATGAACACAGAGAATGTAAAAAACTAGAATCAATGTCATCATGATCTGTTAAGGTAATGTTAAGGGTTATCTGATTATCTTTAATTTCATAGGTATTTGATACTGAGATCTGAGAGACTCAAACAGGGATGTAATATGCCTCACCAAAGTTCATTAATTATATTGAACTTGAGGAAATATCAGCAATTTGTAAAGAAAAATCATTGTATTTATGGGAAATCAGCACTAGATCAGAATCACAAAGAAAAGGCTGATATGTGAACTGTAAATCTACATGATTTCATATAATTTACAAACAAAAATGTATGTTACAAAGTCACAAGTCCACGTTGCCTAGTACATAATAACATGAGAACATGAGGAGCCACCCAGAAAAAATATAGGCGCAGAGAAACAAAAACGAACACCCATGTCGAGGGCTAGAGACATACCCATGAATATACTTAAAGTTACCAAAACTTTGACCATCATAAACTGCTCTATAAATTGTCAAATAATATTTCtttataaaagaaaacaatCGGTGCACTTTTTAAGAATGTTCAGGACCAATTTTGGCAGGTAATTTATAATGTTTAAGAACTAGGCTCAATATATCCTTCTTATTAGTTCAAAATAACACCAAAGATTTCAATTTCCTTCTGTTATTCAAATAAGCAAAACGGCACAGAGAGGTCTCATGAATTTAAGATTAGATACAATCAGTTAAACCCGTGTCATCCACTCATCCCAGACCCAATGGCCCAAATAATACCCAAGTAGGCTGGTTACGCTAGATCCTGAAACCAGCTCCATACAGTTCACATATAACTCCTTCCCAGACACCCTAGTGATGGTGTTATAGTGCCCAATCCATCACGAATGTTGCTTACTTTGCATTAGTAAATACATGACTGTcagtaccctgtagcagggatccCCACTTCTaatgcagcaaggcaggactcgcgtagtcatccgtaactacgggataaagggcggagcagccgggcccaaAGGTCAGgcccttacctcaccgggccaacggccccggacccgctccccgctctgggacgggtccggagacgccacgtgtccctgaggaggggaagctccgagccgacAGCCAAGGCcacggacccccataggggtctgggacctcccgcgtccatccgggcctcccacgcgcgtacagccaacataccgccgggggggtccggagccgccacgtgtcccgcaggcgcgggcgcgagtcttccgctggaagactcacccacccaccgcattaaatgcgggtgGATGAggcatgctctgccgccgcggcttgcggggcagcctttgtcagtcctcactgtagaccgcatattaccgaggtatacagtgcagccgcctgcgccgcacccgcgcagagccgtctgccgcattaattggatacgacggcacggcacttttcaaTCAtgtcgcctacgccgcaagctacacggtcGTTCAGCTACGCCGCAGGCAACGCCGCGcgctacaccctggcgccgtttcaaCAAGACAGGGCAAAGCACGCCGGTCGGAAGATCttcttcgcctgcaacgccataatataTGAAGAGTACGTTATTTTGTACTTCATcgttgggcccatctgtcggggacccaacggccatgtacgcgcctcccttgagatataaaagggagacgctcgcTGCACACACAAGGTTTTTCCCCCAAGCTCACtcagactcaagcaatacagcacacagtggacgtaggatattacgctccggcggcccaaaccactctaaactggctgtgttcatcgtgttcttccaggagatcgaactagtcctatctagcccccgagtactcaccctctgggcttaggcgggtgcattccgccacccggctgtggtttgccacaccacgacatttggcgcgccaggtagggggattAGCTGGTttcagttcatctcttgctcgtctctatggttcgggtggacgacgtggagacgacggagggtgtggcgtcatccgcgccacacgcctctcgccttcttgctccaggggcaaccgtgcccgtggagcaacCACcgtcagcggcggcgcgcgctgcacgtcggcaggagtcagggcgcccgtcaagggccccttctcaagctgcgagcggcggagcgctggcggcggctagagagttgcttcgcaaccctccggctgctgcagcctcgccagacgccctgaggcagtggcgggacgacgttgaccgtctcctccatctggctcaggcctcccccagttccgCAAGGACTGgacaacgacctccgcctggcaatgcggtagtaccctaccaccggcgccggggcggtgcgtcggcatccgtgcgctcccccacagtgaggggtgcacgaacagaagacctgcgggcggagctcaaccgcaggcgcgcgagtgaggacgcccgcatctctgtggagagggcgcgagagcgccgcctcaacattgagggccgcaacctcaacgttGACTTGGACgctggcggagcacctccgcgcgatggcatggccgtccaagtt
The nucleotide sequence above comes from Panicum virgatum strain AP13 chromosome 3K, P.virgatum_v5, whole genome shotgun sequence. Encoded proteins:
- the LOC120698857 gene encoding uncharacterized protein LOC120698857 is translated as MGQGAAKAKQGGEEAAQRTEKKDEKKAHKSNDADALIAFMKQNYSDKVKHVKSFDEFYHSIYELIQMFCESRGQLQYRIPSKEELKKQYEKAHPWNSGNLTQEQFEKIATGILKVESFTFGRAAVDILVVLFGVPVCALLTKRVVPGLKAISDDIVIPAATSGAVVYLAKSNKL